A window of the Radiobacillus deserti genome harbors these coding sequences:
- a CDS encoding YesL family protein: MNANGFITSLDRVAIWITRMALLNLYWIFFCLRGLVVGGVFPATVGSLSVVRKWLKGERDINIGEVMKENYKKEFLSSNILGWIMSSVGFVLYMNYQVLKTSNDVHFIFPFFFFITVFFYFLVLIWSFPLMAHYHGGVIQHVKNALVIGLTKIHISSAICITLFSVMYLSLEYPTIILFFFFSISSLIWFWLASTVFHKMDRKTVRAA, from the coding sequence ATGAACGCAAATGGATTTATTACATCGTTAGATCGAGTAGCAATATGGATAACGAGAATGGCGCTTTTAAACCTTTACTGGATTTTTTTCTGTCTGAGAGGCCTTGTCGTAGGAGGGGTTTTTCCTGCGACAGTAGGTTCACTCAGTGTAGTTAGAAAATGGTTAAAGGGAGAAAGGGATATTAACATTGGAGAAGTGATGAAAGAGAACTATAAGAAAGAGTTTCTCTCTTCCAACATATTGGGATGGATTATGTCGAGTGTTGGTTTTGTTCTATACATGAATTATCAAGTGTTAAAAACCTCAAATGATGTACATTTCATATTCCCATTCTTCTTTTTCATTACGGTTTTTTTCTATTTTCTTGTTTTAATTTGGTCCTTCCCACTGATGGCGCATTATCACGGTGGGGTTATTCAGCACGTGAAAAATGCACTTGTTATCGGTTTGACGAAGATACATATATCTTCGGCTATATGTATCACTCTGTTTTCGGTCATGTATCTATCCCTTGAATACCCGACGATTATTCTGTTTTTCTTTTTTAGTATATCCTCCCTAATCTGGTTCTGGCTTGCTTCGACTGTTTTTCATAAGATGGATCGTAAAACCGTTCGTGCAGCTTAG
- a CDS encoding carbohydrate ABC transporter permease yields MKAKKNKRLLTVLATLGVGIITFITIFPLISLVVSSFRPSSDLMRDGISLSIDFSAMNLDNYTYIFTQASEYWDWYGNSLIISAITIVLSLFFSSMVGYALAVYDFKGRNFFFILVLLIMMVPFEILMLPLYQLMIDVQLIDSYFGAVLPMIVAPVAVFFFRQFAIGLPLQLMDAARIDGSTEYGIFFKIMLPLMAPSLAAMAILQGLGSWNNFLWPLLVLRSNDMFTLPIGLATLLTPYGNNYDVLIAGSVLTIIPIIILFIFFQKFFIAGLTTGGVKG; encoded by the coding sequence ATGAAAGCCAAAAAGAATAAGAGATTATTAACTGTTTTAGCAACGTTAGGTGTAGGGATTATAACATTTATTACGATTTTTCCACTTATAAGTCTAGTTGTTTCATCCTTTAGACCTTCCTCGGATCTAATGAGAGATGGAATTAGCTTAAGTATTGATTTTAGTGCAATGAATCTGGATAACTATACCTATATATTTACACAGGCTTCTGAGTATTGGGATTGGTATGGGAACAGTTTAATAATCTCTGCGATAACCATTGTATTATCGTTGTTTTTCTCGTCAATGGTTGGATATGCATTAGCTGTTTATGATTTTAAAGGAAGAAATTTCTTTTTTATACTAGTTTTATTAATCATGATGGTTCCGTTTGAAATCTTAATGTTACCGCTTTATCAATTAATGATTGATGTTCAGCTCATCGATAGTTATTTTGGTGCGGTTCTTCCAATGATAGTTGCACCTGTTGCAGTATTCTTCTTCCGACAGTTTGCGATCGGACTTCCACTGCAACTAATGGATGCAGCACGTATAGACGGAAGTACAGAATATGGGATCTTCTTTAAAATTATGCTTCCTTTAATGGCTCCGTCTTTAGCCGCTATGGCTATCTTACAAGGGTTGGGTAGCTGGAATAACTTTTTATGGCCATTATTAGTGCTACGCTCCAATGATATGTTTACGTTACCGATTGGATTAGCAACTCTATTAACACCGTACGGAAACAATTATGATGTTTTGATAGCAGGTTCCGTCTTAACTATCATTCCAATCATCATTTTATTTATCTTCTTCCAGAAGTTCTTCATTGCAGGACTAACAACAGGTGGTGTGAAGGGCTAA
- a CDS encoding DUF6171 family protein — MSCKGCSQSVFVSNEYIQKQVEEQLELETNIVDDKVYEKRLTQCKECPSLLYDTTCAHCGCFVLFRAKLAYKTCPYPAGAKW; from the coding sequence ATGAGCTGTAAAGGATGTTCGCAATCTGTATTCGTTTCAAATGAATATATTCAAAAACAGGTAGAGGAACAACTTGAGCTAGAAACAAACATTGTGGATGATAAGGTGTATGAAAAGAGACTCACTCAATGCAAGGAATGTCCATCTCTTTTGTACGATACAACCTGTGCGCACTGTGGCTGTTTCGTTCTATTTAGAGCTAAATTAGCTTATAAAACTTGTCCTTACCCAGCAGGCGCAAAATGGTAA
- a CDS encoding carbohydrate ABC transporter permease, with the protein MEPRKKPNKVYKFLNSKNVVPYLFVAPFILSFLVLTLYPMVQGIIMSFQSVLPGQVNFIGLDNYERIFNPTFYKALSNTIWYVVFTVLILTIVPMMLAIFLNSKLVKFKTLFRASLFLPALTSTIVGGMIFRLMFGEQDTAVANQIISFFGFDAMNWRFTPWTAIFLMVILASWRWIGVNILYFLAALQNVPNELYEAGDIDGASAWQKLKYITIPQLKPIIIFVSTITIINGFRMFEESFVFWEAGSPGNIGLSVVGYIYQEGIRQNDIGFGSAIGVILMLIIFLVSIIYLIATGTFKRGEN; encoded by the coding sequence TCAAAAAACGTTGTACCATATCTATTTGTAGCACCCTTTATCCTATCCTTTTTAGTATTAACCTTGTACCCAATGGTACAAGGAATCATTATGAGCTTCCAAAGCGTACTACCAGGACAAGTTAACTTTATCGGATTAGATAATTATGAACGGATTTTTAATCCAACTTTTTATAAAGCACTTTCGAACACCATTTGGTACGTAGTGTTTACGGTTTTAATATTGACAATTGTTCCTATGATGTTAGCTATCTTCTTAAATTCTAAACTAGTTAAATTTAAAACACTGTTCCGCGCTTCCCTTTTCTTACCTGCTTTAACATCAACGATTGTTGGTGGTATGATCTTTCGATTGATGTTTGGGGAACAAGACACGGCAGTAGCTAACCAAATCATTTCGTTTTTTGGTTTTGATGCCATGAACTGGAGATTTACACCTTGGACTGCCATTTTCTTAATGGTCATTTTAGCATCTTGGAGATGGATTGGTGTAAATATTTTATATTTTCTTGCAGCCTTACAGAATGTTCCAAATGAACTGTATGAAGCAGGGGATATAGACGGTGCTTCAGCCTGGCAGAAGCTTAAGTATATAACAATCCCGCAATTAAAACCGATTATTATTTTTGTGAGTACGATTACCATTATTAATGGGTTTAGAATGTTTGAAGAAAGCTTTGTGTTCTGGGAAGCAGGATCCCCTGGAAACATAGGTTTATCTGTAGTCGGATATATTTATCAAGAAGGTATCAGGCAGAATGATATTGGATTCGGATCTGCAATCGGTGTCATATTGATGCTGATTATATTCCTAGTTAGTATTATCTATTTAATAGCTACAGGTACCTTTAAAAGAGGTGAAAATTAA
- a CDS encoding alpha-N-arabinofuranosidase, translating to MKKNQVIINADIEKGTINKNIYGHFAEHLGRGIYEGLWVGEESPIPNTNGIRNDVLEALKKLDIPVLRWPGGCFADEYHWKDGIGPRENRKRMVNTHWGGVVENNHFGTHEFFMLCEMLGAEPYISGNVGSGSVQEMSEWVEYMTFDGESPMANWRKENGKEKPWKLKYFGVGNENWGCGGNMTPEYYADLYRRYQTYVRNYGDNKIYRIAGGPNVDDYNWTEVLMKKAANLMDGLSVHYYVHPGGFENKGQAVDFSEAEWDVTMQKTMYMDELITRHGTIMDKYDPDKRIGMIVDEWGAWYDVEPGTNPGFLYQQNTIRDAVVAGAHFNIFHQHNDRVQMANIAQMVNVIQAMILTESDKMILTPTYHVFEMFKVHQDAQRVSLHLNIDTVKENGYSYPQVTASASKAKDGTLNISLCNLDKAVSTTLDIDLRGLEFSNVTGRILTSGEMNAKNTFENPDHVKPQAFKGFAREGSSLKVELPSKSVVVLTVR from the coding sequence ATGAAAAAAAATCAGGTTATTATCAATGCAGATATTGAAAAAGGAACGATTAATAAAAATATATACGGTCATTTTGCAGAGCACTTAGGTAGAGGAATATATGAAGGGCTCTGGGTTGGAGAAGAATCTCCCATTCCAAATACTAATGGAATACGAAATGATGTGCTAGAGGCCTTGAAAAAATTAGATATCCCTGTTCTCCGTTGGCCAGGAGGATGCTTTGCGGACGAGTACCACTGGAAAGACGGAATCGGACCTAGAGAAAACCGTAAACGTATGGTAAACACTCACTGGGGAGGAGTTGTAGAAAACAACCATTTTGGTACACATGAATTTTTTATGCTATGTGAAATGCTTGGCGCTGAGCCGTATATCTCTGGCAATGTCGGAAGTGGTAGCGTACAAGAAATGTCTGAATGGGTTGAATATATGACCTTTGACGGAGAATCTCCAATGGCCAATTGGCGTAAGGAAAATGGGAAAGAAAAGCCGTGGAAACTGAAATATTTTGGTGTCGGAAACGAAAATTGGGGCTGTGGTGGTAATATGACGCCAGAATATTATGCGGATTTATATCGTCGTTATCAGACCTACGTCCGAAACTACGGGGACAACAAAATTTACCGGATTGCAGGCGGTCCAAATGTAGATGACTATAACTGGACAGAAGTTTTGATGAAAAAAGCAGCTAATCTCATGGATGGATTAAGTGTTCATTATTATGTACACCCAGGCGGTTTTGAAAACAAAGGGCAAGCTGTTGACTTTTCAGAAGCAGAATGGGACGTAACCATGCAAAAAACGATGTATATGGATGAGCTCATTACGAGACATGGCACGATTATGGATAAGTATGACCCGGATAAGCGGATTGGCATGATTGTGGACGAATGGGGTGCTTGGTATGATGTGGAGCCTGGTACGAATCCTGGATTCCTATACCAGCAAAATACAATAAGGGACGCTGTTGTGGCCGGAGCCCATTTTAATATTTTTCACCAGCACAATGATCGTGTTCAAATGGCTAACATTGCCCAAATGGTAAATGTCATTCAAGCCATGATATTAACGGAAAGTGACAAGATGATTCTTACACCAACCTATCATGTGTTTGAAATGTTTAAAGTTCATCAGGATGCACAAAGGGTATCGCTTCATTTAAACATAGACACAGTTAAAGAAAATGGTTATTCCTACCCACAAGTTACCGCATCTGCATCGAAAGCGAAAGATGGCACCCTAAATATTAGCTTATGTAATTTAGATAAAGCCGTATCTACAACGTTAGATATCGATTTGAGAGGATTAGAGTTTTCTAACGTGACTGGAAGAATATTAACGTCGGGTGAAATGAATGCCAAAAATACATTTGAAAATCCAGACCATGTTAAGCCTCAAGCATTCAAGGGGTTTGCCAGGGAAGGAAGTTCGTTAAAAGTAGAACTTCCTTCGAAATCGGTAGTCGTATTAACGGTTAGATAA
- a CDS encoding family 43 glycosylhydrolase, with protein MSVRTDNTINVMTHTGEAAQLPKQISFQMEDGKHVNMDVEWDPIPIEQYSKPGSFEVNGRIKVLEYPNPLVEQRADPYVYKHSDGYYYFTGSYPEYDRIVLRRSQTISGLKQAPETTVWEKHEQGIMSEHIWAPELHYINGKWYIHFAAGDRDDVWAIRPYVLECDAENPLEGEWVEKGQINTDFQSFSLDATTFEHDDRRYLVWAQKVDHDTISNLYIAEMENPWTIKPKQVLLSTPDLEWEQHGFYVNEGPAVIKRNGNIFIAYSASATDHRYAMGLLTASQTSNLLDPNSWVKLKEPVFVTCEETSEYGPGHNSFTVAEDDQTDVIVYHARPYKDIVGNSLYDHNRHARVQQLFWDTDGKPYFGYPGMTRDLKNKEVTATVTVK; from the coding sequence ATGTCGGTTAGAACAGATAATACTATTAACGTCATGACACATACAGGAGAGGCGGCACAATTGCCGAAGCAAATATCCTTTCAAATGGAGGATGGAAAACATGTCAACATGGATGTGGAGTGGGATCCGATTCCTATAGAACAATATAGTAAGCCGGGTTCGTTTGAAGTGAATGGCAGAATAAAAGTCTTAGAGTATCCAAATCCACTAGTGGAACAACGGGCGGATCCCTATGTGTATAAGCATTCTGATGGATACTATTATTTCACAGGATCTTATCCGGAATATGACCGCATTGTTTTGAGAAGATCCCAAACAATTTCCGGACTGAAGCAGGCACCAGAAACTACGGTGTGGGAAAAACACGAGCAGGGAATTATGTCGGAGCACATTTGGGCACCGGAACTGCATTATATTAATGGAAAATGGTATATCCATTTTGCGGCAGGAGATAGAGATGATGTATGGGCGATTCGACCATATGTACTGGAATGCGATGCGGAAAATCCACTAGAAGGCGAATGGGTAGAAAAAGGACAAATCAATACAGATTTTCAGAGCTTTTCTTTAGATGCAACCACATTTGAACATGATGATCGAAGATACCTAGTATGGGCGCAAAAGGTGGATCATGATACTATTTCTAATTTGTACATTGCAGAAATGGAAAATCCTTGGACCATTAAACCAAAGCAAGTTTTATTATCCACACCAGACTTAGAATGGGAACAGCATGGCTTTTACGTGAATGAAGGACCAGCAGTAATCAAAAGAAACGGGAACATATTCATCGCATATTCTGCAAGTGCTACAGACCATCGGTATGCGATGGGCTTGTTAACTGCCAGTCAAACTAGTAATCTATTAGACCCTAACTCATGGGTTAAATTAAAGGAACCGGTGTTTGTTACGTGTGAGGAAACAAGTGAGTATGGTCCTGGACATAACAGTTTTACGGTAGCAGAAGATGATCAAACAGATGTAATCGTTTATCATGCTCGTCCATATAAAGACATTGTTGGAAATTCCCTATATGATCATAATCGTCATGCCCGGGTGCAACAGTTATTTTGGGATACGGATGGCAAGCCTTATTTCGGGTATCCAGGAATGACACGAGATTTAAAAAACAAAGAAGTTACTGCAACCGTAACAGTGAAATAA